A region of Streptomyces sp. NBC_01750 DNA encodes the following proteins:
- a CDS encoding C40 family peptidase yields MNRRRCATAAITLVCALTVLASTGQAFAAPEPPPPSRAGAAEDAPKKSLEEVRQEIEALYRKAASATDAYNLAEEQADKQSAEIVKLAREIVKGQARIDDLKNRAGAAARAQYRDGGLPPEARLVLTDDPQLFLDGAGRIQQGQKATRDLLGELTRTQADLAAYTKDASAQWRKLEANRVKQAKAKKEINSQIAAAKKIEDKLEKEQRERLLQLERNAEYKAQTAWLSSGVLKEISRSASPQGKKAVQFATAQIGKPYVWGAEGPGSYDCSGLTSQAWSAAGKGIPRTSQEQWRLLPRIEIKDLRPGDLIIYHADASHVGMYIGDGAIVHAPRPGRNVTITGAGSMVILGVVRPDK; encoded by the coding sequence GTGAACCGACGTCGCTGTGCCACTGCCGCGATCACTCTGGTCTGCGCACTGACCGTGCTGGCGTCAACCGGCCAGGCTTTCGCGGCCCCCGAGCCGCCGCCGCCAAGCAGGGCGGGCGCCGCCGAGGACGCACCCAAGAAGTCGCTGGAGGAAGTGCGCCAGGAGATCGAAGCCCTCTACCGCAAGGCCGCGTCCGCGACCGACGCGTACAACCTCGCCGAGGAGCAGGCCGACAAGCAGTCGGCCGAGATCGTCAAACTCGCGCGGGAGATCGTCAAGGGACAGGCCCGGATCGACGACCTCAAGAACCGCGCGGGCGCCGCCGCCCGCGCCCAGTACCGCGACGGCGGACTGCCGCCCGAGGCGCGGCTGGTGCTCACCGACGATCCGCAGCTGTTCCTGGACGGGGCGGGCCGGATCCAGCAGGGCCAGAAGGCCACCAGGGACCTCCTCGGCGAACTGACCAGGACACAGGCCGACTTGGCGGCGTACACCAAGGACGCGAGCGCCCAGTGGCGGAAGCTCGAGGCCAACCGCGTCAAGCAGGCCAAGGCCAAGAAGGAGATCAACTCCCAGATCGCCGCGGCCAAGAAGATAGAGGACAAGCTGGAGAAGGAGCAGCGGGAGCGGCTCCTCCAGTTGGAGCGGAACGCCGAGTACAAGGCACAGACGGCCTGGCTGAGTTCGGGCGTACTGAAGGAGATCAGCCGCAGCGCGAGCCCGCAGGGCAAGAAGGCGGTCCAGTTCGCGACGGCGCAGATCGGCAAGCCGTATGTGTGGGGAGCGGAGGGCCCGGGGTCGTACGACTGCTCGGGGCTGACGTCACAGGCGTGGTCGGCGGCGGGGAAGGGCATCCCGCGCACCTCGCAGGAGCAGTGGCGGCTGCTGCCGCGGATCGAGATCAAGGACTTGCGGCCCGGCGACCTGATCATCTACCACGCGGACGCGAGCCATGTGGGGATGTACATCGGTGACGGAGCGATCGTACATGCGCCGCGACCCGGGAGGAATGTGACGATTACGGGCGCTGGTTCGATGGTGATCCTCGGAGTTGTACGCCCGGACAAGTGA
- a CDS encoding PP2C family protein-serine/threonine phosphatase: protein MPVPVPRQRGVPVAETDRGSACAAGSSSGGDLTLLVIEDDPAGTFTVPELLDAAGTRVRIRTARNLTEAERLLTDDVHCILVDLALPGPGEEELAPLKHVLRLAPRHAVLALTTSGDAERAAEAVRVGAQDHLFRDELDGRLLSRAIRYAVERKRADTAQVKLAESRLRAQENARLERGLLPTPLLQGSDLRFAARYRPGRSRALLGGDFYDTVRTADGTVHAMIGDVCGHGPDEAALGVELRIAWRALTFAGLCGDELLSTLQQVLEHERESEEIFATLCTVDIAPDGRRAGLCLAGHPAPLIARHGRPAQLLPYDDNGPALGLLPRARWPRRQVELGAAWSLMMYTDGLIEGRRGPDAKQRLGQDGMVEMINRQLAAGLEGESLLEAAVSEVRDLNGGELTDDVAVLLLSRHGARR, encoded by the coding sequence ATGCCCGTACCCGTACCGCGACAGAGGGGTGTCCCCGTCGCGGAGACCGACCGTGGGAGCGCCTGCGCCGCCGGCAGCTCCAGCGGCGGCGACCTCACGCTTCTGGTGATCGAGGACGACCCGGCGGGTACCTTCACCGTCCCCGAGCTGCTCGACGCTGCCGGCACCCGGGTCCGGATCCGCACCGCCCGCAACCTGACGGAGGCGGAGCGGCTGCTCACGGACGACGTCCACTGCATCCTCGTCGACCTCGCCCTGCCCGGACCCGGCGAGGAGGAGCTCGCCCCGCTCAAGCACGTCCTGCGCCTCGCGCCGCGCCACGCCGTCCTCGCCCTGACCACCTCGGGCGACGCGGAGCGCGCGGCGGAGGCGGTACGGGTGGGGGCACAGGATCATCTCTTCCGCGACGAGCTCGACGGACGGCTGCTGAGCCGTGCCATCCGGTACGCCGTCGAGCGCAAACGCGCCGACACGGCCCAAGTGAAGCTGGCCGAGTCGAGGCTCCGCGCCCAGGAGAACGCCCGGCTGGAGCGCGGTCTGCTGCCCACTCCCCTGCTCCAGGGCTCGGATCTGCGGTTCGCCGCGCGCTACCGGCCCGGACGCTCGCGGGCGCTGCTCGGTGGAGACTTCTACGACACGGTCCGCACCGCGGACGGCACGGTCCACGCGATGATCGGTGACGTCTGCGGCCACGGCCCGGACGAGGCGGCGCTCGGCGTCGAGCTGCGCATCGCCTGGCGGGCGCTGACCTTCGCGGGCCTGTGCGGGGACGAGCTGCTCTCCACGCTGCAGCAGGTGCTGGAGCACGAGCGGGAGAGCGAGGAGATCTTCGCGACGCTCTGCACGGTCGACATCGCGCCGGACGGCCGGCGGGCCGGACTCTGCCTGGCGGGCCACCCGGCGCCGCTGATCGCCCGGCACGGGCGGCCGGCGCAGCTGCTTCCGTACGACGACAACGGCCCGGCGCTCGGCCTGCTGCCGCGCGCCCGCTGGCCGCGCCGCCAGGTGGAGCTGGGCGCCGCGTGGAGCCTGATGATGTACACGGACGGGCTGATCGAGGGCCGCCGGGGACCGGACGCGAAGCAGCGACTGGGCCAGGACGGGATGGTCGAGATGATCAACCGGCAGCTGGCGGCGGGCCTTGAGGGCGAGTCGCTGCTCGAGGCGGCGGTCTCGGAGGTGCGCGATCTGAACGGCGGGGAGCTGACCGACGATGTGGCGGTGCTGCTGCTGAGCAGGCACGGGGCCCGCAGGTAG
- a CDS encoding DUF2516 family protein: MLRAGFDFGLWLVLDLVFLGTSVTALIMAAMARDDAYRAADKQKKSFWLIILGITVAVNLFVSVLFLSIAGLIASIVFFVDVRPALKQVSGRGGRRGGGSSSDGPYGPYNGGR; the protein is encoded by the coding sequence ATGTTGCGTGCGGGATTCGACTTCGGGCTCTGGCTCGTGCTCGACCTTGTCTTCCTCGGCACGTCGGTGACCGCGCTGATCATGGCGGCCATGGCCCGCGACGACGCCTACCGCGCCGCCGACAAGCAGAAGAAGTCCTTCTGGCTGATCATCCTCGGCATCACGGTCGCGGTGAACCTCTTCGTCTCCGTGCTGTTCCTGTCGATCGCCGGACTGATCGCTTCCATCGTCTTCTTCGTGGACGTGCGGCCCGCCCTCAAGCAGGTCTCCGGCAGGGGTGGCCGCCGCGGTGGCGGCTCCAGCAGCGACGGCCCGTACGGGCCGTACAACGGCGGACGGTAG
- a CDS encoding helix-turn-helix domain-containing protein encodes MASLNVGNLGEYLREQRRTAQLSLRQLADAAGVSNPYLSQIERGLRKPSAEVLQQVAKALRISAETLYVRAGILDEREREELETRAVILADPSINERQKQVLLQIYESFRKENGFENTDSTDIMDSTDTMDTAAEGPRTADGSDADQPSN; translated from the coding sequence ATGGCATCACTCAACGTCGGCAATCTCGGTGAGTATCTGCGTGAGCAGCGGCGCACAGCGCAGCTCTCGCTGCGGCAGCTCGCCGACGCCGCCGGGGTGTCCAATCCGTATCTGAGTCAGATCGAGCGCGGCCTGCGCAAGCCGAGTGCGGAAGTTCTGCAGCAGGTTGCCAAGGCGCTGCGGATCTCCGCCGAGACGCTGTACGTGCGGGCCGGGATCCTTGACGAGCGGGAGCGGGAGGAGCTGGAGACGCGTGCCGTCATCCTCGCCGACCCCTCGATCAACGAGCGGCAGAAGCAGGTGCTGCTGCAGATCTACGAGTCCTTCCGCAAGGAGAACGGGTTCGAGAACACCGACTCCACGGACATCATGGACTCCACGGACACCATGGACACCGCCGCTGAAGGCCCCCGCACGGCCGACGGCAGTGATGCCGACCAACCCTCAAACTGA
- a CDS encoding oxidoreductase, which yields MTSSAPGGALTLADDLTISRMGYGAMQLAGPGVLGPPKDRDQAVAVLREAVDLGVTHIDTSDYYGPVVVNEIIKEALHPYPADLRIVTKVGARRGDDGSWNPSLEPDDLKAQVRENLRHLGLDALDVVNLRLGSFEGGSDESIAEQFGALAVLQHQGLIRHLGLSGISSAQLTEAQTIAPVVTVQNLYNLAARKDDDLVDRCEAENIAFAAFFPLGGFSPLQSETLTGVAARLEASPQQVALAWLLQRSATTVLIPGTSSVAHLRENIAAASLELPADAVAQLDSIGR from the coding sequence ATGACCAGCTCTGCCCCCGGCGGCGCCCTCACGCTCGCGGACGACCTCACCATCAGCCGCATGGGCTACGGCGCCATGCAGCTGGCCGGCCCCGGCGTCCTCGGTCCGCCCAAGGACCGTGACCAGGCCGTCGCGGTGCTCCGCGAGGCGGTCGACCTCGGCGTCACCCACATCGACACCAGCGACTACTACGGCCCCGTCGTCGTGAACGAGATCATCAAAGAAGCCCTGCACCCCTACCCCGCGGACCTCCGCATCGTCACCAAGGTCGGCGCCCGCCGCGGCGACGACGGCTCCTGGAACCCGTCGCTGGAGCCCGACGATCTCAAAGCCCAGGTTCGCGAGAACCTGCGGCACCTCGGCCTCGACGCTCTCGACGTCGTCAACCTCCGCCTCGGCTCCTTCGAGGGCGGCTCCGATGAGTCCATCGCGGAGCAGTTCGGTGCTCTGGCAGTGCTCCAGCACCAAGGGCTCATCCGTCATCTCGGGCTCAGCGGCATCTCCTCGGCGCAACTGACCGAGGCGCAGACCATCGCGCCCGTCGTCACCGTGCAGAACCTCTACAACCTCGCCGCACGGAAGGACGACGACCTCGTCGACCGGTGCGAGGCGGAGAACATCGCCTTCGCCGCGTTCTTCCCGCTAGGCGGCTTCAGCCCGCTCCAGTCCGAGACCCTCACCGGCGTCGCCGCCCGCCTCGAAGCCTCGCCGCAGCAGGTCGCTCTTGCCTGGCTGCTTCAGCGATCCGCGACGACTGTCCTCATCCCGGGCACTTCGTCCGTGGCCCACCTTCGCGAGAACATCGCCGCAGCGAGCCTCGAACTCCCGGCCGATGCGGTAGCGCAGCTCGACTCCATCGGCCGGTAG